The following are encoded together in the Chaetodon auriga isolate fChaAug3 chromosome 4, fChaAug3.hap1, whole genome shotgun sequence genome:
- the krt98 gene encoding keratin 98, whose product MSFSNRSYGQKTLSVYGGAGGRGTRISSSQMSYAPVPGGFNLSDGLDLHVGANEKATMQNLNDRLASYLEKVRTLEKENDRLDKQIRDWYQTRTVICHDYTHYFAIIDDLKDKIRIASRLNAKTILDIDNAKLAADDFKMKYENELAMRMAVEGDIAGLKKVLDEMNLARMDLESQYEGLKEELIMLKRNHEEDLALLRSQMGGQVNVAVDASPSTDLNQVMSDIREHYESAISKNRKDLEAWYQNKVAAVEQDVITHSESLLTTRTEIKDLKSTLQRLQIELQSHLSMKASLEGTLAETQARYSAQLASLQNMVTSLEAQLSQLHANIASNKQEYDILLDLKTRLEMEIAEYRRLLDGEDDSSKQVVTKVITVVETVVDGRVVESSKTVDVDVDQIES is encoded by the exons ATGTCTTTCAGCAACAGATCCTACGGTCAGAAGACCCTGAGTGTCTACGGTGGGGCAGGCGGCCGTGGCACACGCATCTCCTCATCTCAGATGAGCTACGCACCGGTCCCCGGAGGCTTCAACCTGTCCGATGGCCTGGACCTCCACGTTGGGGCCAACGAGAAGGCCACCATGCAGAACCTGAATGACCGTCTGGCCTCCTACCTGGAGAAGGTGCGCACCCTGGAGAAGGAGAATGACCGCCTGGACAAGCAGATCAGAGACTGGTACCAGACCAGAACTGTCATCTGCCACGACTACACCCACTACTTTGCCATCATCGATGACCTGAAGGACAAG attCGTATTGCCTCCAGGCTCAATGCCAAGACCATCCTGGACATTGACAACGCAAAACTGGCTGCCgatgattttaaaatgaa GTATGAGAACGAGCTGGCCATGAGGATGGCTGTGGAGGGAGACATCGCCGGACTGAAGAAGGTGCTGGACGAGATGAACCTGGCCAGAATGGATCTGGAGAGTCAGTACGAGGGTCTGAAGGAAGAGCTCATCATGCTCAAGAGGAATCACGAAGAG GACTTGGCTCTGCTGAGGAGTCAGATGGGCGGCCAGGTCAATGTGGCCGTGGATGCCTCTCCGTCTACAGACCTGAACCAGGTTATGTCAGATATCAGGGAACACTACGAGAGCGCGATCTCCAAGAACCGCAAAGACCTCGAGGCGTGGTACCAGAACAAG GTCGCTGCAGTCGAGCAGGATGTGATCACACACTCAGAGAGTCTGTTGACGACCCGCACAGAGATTAAGGACCTGAAGAGCACCCTCCAGAGGCTTCAGATTGAACTACAGTCCCATTTGAGCATG AAAGCATCTTTGGAGGGCACCCTAGCAGAAACTCAGGCACGCTACTCTGCACAGCTGGCAAGCCTACAGAACATGGTCACAAGCCTGGAGGCTCAGCTGTCCCAGCTCCACGCCAACATCGCCAGCAACAAGCAGGAGTACGACATACTGCTGGACCTCAAGACCCGACTGGAGATGGAGATCGCAGAGTACAGGAGGTTGCTGGATGGGGAGGATGACAG TTCAAAACAAG TGGTCACGAAGGTCATCACAGTGGTGGAAACAGTTGTGGATGGAAGGGTCGTCGAGAGCAGCAAGACTGTTGATGTGGACGTGGATCAGATTGAGTCATAA
- the cenpk gene encoding centromere protein K, producing the protein MAEVKLGGQEAAELSEAARSELFDLCEDQFAQLEKLQNEIILCEPDFCENPQEQSVNRLMATEAELKQWLTVEPKLLAANSEVLLQAGKEEMLKLCSELEMIVSCYEAKRDKLRETKELEQKWLEEKTQALMAASDHVERLKMEKEKLSEHSVLQDTKEKIHKMKVYGERLMEALGDILENHIPLPQDKSNTNNKKKKNVTQELDEDLISLNEILELLMNKVLNTPHDPYVTIDSTFWPPYIEMLLRYGIAVRHQENNFKIRLETFY; encoded by the exons ATG GCTGAGGTGAAGCTCGGTGGTCAGGAGGCAGCGGAGCTGTCAGAGGCCGCTCGGAGCGAGCTGTTCGACCTGTGTGAGGACCAGTTTGCTCAGCTGGAAAAG ctccAGAATGAGATTATACTGTGTGAACCAGATTTCTGTGAGAATCCGCAAGAGCAG TCAGTAAACAGGCTGATGGCAACAGAAGCTGAACTGAAGCAGTGGCTGACAGTGGAGCCAAAAT TACTGGCAGCAAACTCAGAAGTTTTGCTTCAAGCTGGAAAAGAggag ATGTTGAAGCTGTGCTCTGAACTGGAGATGATTGTTTCCTGCTATGAAGcaaagagagacaaactgaGAGAAACCAAAGAACT tgagCAGAAGTGGCTGGAGGAGAAGACACAGGCGCTGATGGCTGCCAGTGATCATGTTGAACGGCTTAAAATGGAAAAGGAGAAATTATCAGAGCACAG TGTATTGCAGGACACCAAGGAGAAAATCCATAAAATGAAGGTCTATGGGGAAAGGTTGATGGAAGCTCTTGGGGACATACTGGAGAACCACATCCCGCTCCCTCAGGATAAatccaacacaaacaacaagaagaagaag aaCGTGACCCAGGAGTTAGATGAAGACTTGATTTCACTTAATGAAATTCTTGAG CTTCTTATGAACAAGGTCTTGAACACACCACACGACCCCTATGTGACGATAGACAGCACATTCTGGCCACCGTACATAGAAATGTTGCTCCGTTATGGTATTGCAGTGAGGCACCAAGAGAATAACTTCAAGATTCGCCTGGAAACCTTTTATTGA
- the LOC143319947 gene encoding stromal membrane-associated protein 1-like: MTTRSEREKAQKLNEQHQAILSKMLREEDNKYCADCEAKGPRWASWNLGVFICIRCAGIHRNLGVHISRVKSVNLDQWTSEQIQSIQDMGNTKARQLYEANLPESFRRPQTDQAVEFFIRDKYEKKKYYSKNVTNGNSPKDGKKEREPDRGSKVSSYTKSEESRPLPKISPAKASEPSVNLLGLDAPAAASTNNGSTSTSQNNNDLDIFGPMVSNPLPASTSAAQFSQVSSSNVASTPTQAPAAAAAAAAAGGGVSSGSGQGDLDLFSDSSSTTKTDDMAKKPLSKDSILSLYGTNSMSQQAPAAGMFMGPSQMQFPVQAAAGYQAFPGMGTAMPPTTVMGAMMAQSGAAMMGPSPGMMVGMTMPNGFMGNAPATGVMGMAPRMMGPQAGAMPAGMMPAQGMYAIQPGQQAAWNMGQVNQQMSGLTLNGAGGQMAFGQPPSAMGGWAATGSGQTLSTQLWK, encoded by the exons ATGACGACCCGTTCGGAGAGGGAGAAGGCCCAGAAACTGAACGAGCAGCACCAGGCCATCCTGTCCAAAAtgctgagagaggaagacaacaaGTACTGCGCCGACTGCGAGGCGAAAG GTCCAAGATGGGCATCCTGGAATCTGGGAGTATTTATCTGCATCCGGTGTGCTGGCATCCACAGGAACCTGGGAGTACACATATCCAGAGTTAAATCAGTCAACCTGGACCAATGGACCTCAGAACAAATCCAG AGTATACAGGATATGGGTAACACCAAGGCCAGGCAGCTTTATGAGGCCAACCTTCCAGAAAGCTTCAGAAGACCTCAAACAGACCA AGCTGTGGAATTCTTCATCAGGGATAAATATGAGAAGAAGAAATACTACAGCAAGAATGTGACCAATGGGAACAGT cccAAAGATGGTAAGAAGGAGAGGGAGCCAGACAGAGGGAGCAAGGTGTCATCCTACACGAAG aGTGAAGAGTCAAGGCCACTTCCCAAAATCAGCCCTGCTAAGGCTTCGGAACCCTCTGTGAACCTGCTAGGCCTTG ACGCGCCGGCAGCTGCATCAACTAACAATGGTAGCACGAGCACAAGCCAGAACAACAACGACCTGGATATATTTGGCCCCATGGTGTCCAACCCCCTCCCCGCATCCACATCCGCAGCTCAGTTTTCTCAG gtgAGCTCCAGTAACGTGGCCAGTACTCCCACacaagctccagcagcagcagcagcagcagcagcagctggaggaggagtcAGCTCAGGGTCAGGACAGGGAGACCTGGACTTGTTTAGTGACAGCAGTAGCACCACTAAAACTGACGACATGGCCAAGAAGCCCCTGTCCAAGGACTCCATCCTGTCCCTGTATGGAACCAACAGTATGTCCCAACAGGCCCCTGCTG ctgGCATGTTCATGGGCCCCTCCCAGATGCAGTTTCCTGTCCAGGCCGCTGCTGGTTATCAGGCCTTCCCTGGCATGGGCACGGCCATGCCGCCTACAACCGTCATGGGTGCCATGATGGCTCAGAGCGGGGCAGCCATGATGGGGCCCAGTCCGGGTATGATGGTCGGGATGACGATGCCTAATGGCTTCATGGGGAACGCCCCAGCCACCGGCGTGATGGGCATGGCGCCGAGGATGATGGGACCGCAGGCCGGTGCAATGCCTGCGGGCATGATGCCTGCTCAGGGCATGTACGCCATCCAGCCCGGGCAACAGGCTGCGTGGAACATGGGTCAG GTGAATCAGCAGATGTCAGGGTTGACTCTGAACGGTGCAGGTGGCCAGATGGCCTTCGGGCAGCCTCCGTCAGCTATGGGTGGGTGGGCCGCCACTGGATCTGGCCAGACTCTGAGCACGCAGCTATGGAAGTGA
- the LOC143319664 gene encoding keratin, type I cytoskeletal 19-like, giving the protein MFYSQSSISGPSMITRQSRSYTSSAAPHKAHSVSGFSLRGAPRISSSSIRSVSSGFGGGMGFGSGGFDLSSAVDQSSLHLNEKATMQNLNDRLASYLEKVRSLEAANAKLETQIREYYEKKGPAAERDYSNYWAIINDLKDKIAAATIGNANILLQIDNSKLAADDFKTKYDHELMMRQSVEADIANLRRLLDQTTLTKADLEMQIEGLQDELAYLKKNHAEELAAMRAQLTGTVNVEVDAAPQQDLNKVLEEIRAQYESITDKHRRDQESWFNEKSAVLTKEVASSTESIQTSKTEISDLRRTLQGLEIELQSQLSMKGALENTLAETEARYSAMLAGFQNTINMLEAELANVRSSIEQQGQDYRMLLDIKTRLEQEIATYRSLLETEESRTLSTGGSKTTVTTTTVRTSS; this is encoded by the exons ATGTTTTACAGCCAGAGCTCCATCAGTGGTCCCAGCATGATCACCAGGCAGAGCCGTAGCTACACATCAAGTGCTGCCCCGCACAAGGCTCACAGTGTGTCAGGATTCAGTTTAAGAGGAGCCCCTCgtatctcctcttcttccattcGCAGCGTCTCCTCCGGGTTTGGAGGTGGCATGGGGTTCGGCAGCGGTGGGTTCGATTTGTCCAGTGCTGTGGACCAGAGCAGCTTGCACCTGAACGAGAAGGCCACCATGCAAAACCTGAACGACCGCCTGGCATCCTACTTGGAAAAGGTCCGCTCTCTGGAGGCAGCCAACGCCAAGCTGGAGACTCAGATCAGAGAGTACTACGAGAAGAAGGgccctgcagcagagagggactACAGCAACTACTGGGCCATTATCAATGACCTGAAGGACAAG ATTGCTGCCGCCACCATCGGCAATGCCAACATCCTTCTCCAGATCGACAACTCCAAACTGGCTGCCGATGACTTCAAAACCAA ATATGATCACGAGCTGATGATGCGCCAGTCAGTTGAGGCTGACATCGCCAACCTGCGCCGCCTGCTGGACCAGACCACTCTGACTAAGGCTGACCTGGAGATGCAGATCGAGGGCCTGCAGGATGAGCTGGCTTACCTCAAGAAGAATCATGCAGAG GAGCTGGCAGCAATGCGTGCTCAGCTTACTGGCACAGTCAACGTGGAGGTAGATGCCGCACCCCAGCAAGACCTCAACAAAGTCCTGGAGGAGATCCGCGCCCAGTACGAATCCATCACTGACAAACATCGTCGCGACCAGGAATCCTGGTTCAATGAGAAG TCGGCAGTTTTGACCAAGGAGGTGGCCAGCAGCACAGAGTCAATCCAGACATCCAAGACAGAGATCAGTGACCTGCGGCGCACACTGCAGGGCCTGGAGATAGAGCTGCAGTCTCAGCTCAGCATg AAAGGGGCTCTGGAGAACACACTGGCGGAAACTGAGGCTCGATACAGCGCCATGCTCGCCGGCTTCCAGAACACGATCAACATGCTTGAGGCAGAACTCGCCAACGTGCGCTCAAGCATCGAGCAGCAGGGCCAGGACTACAGGATGCTGCTGGACATCAAGACCAGGCTGGAGCAGGAGATCGCAACCTACAGGAGCCTGCTGGAGACAGAGGAGTCCAG AACCCTTAGTACAG GGGGCTCAAAGACCACAGTCACAACCACCACTGTGCGCACTTCCAGCTAG